One Bradyrhizobium sp. ISRA464 genomic window carries:
- a CDS encoding DnaJ domain-containing protein — protein sequence MPTLIAGIVAVVVLYSALQMFRAANPAVLARAIKIVGGVLALAVAAFTGVRGELAVAIPLGIFGAGLLGWSPFGTTGFSSLGGVFGGAQRTAGQSSRVRSQYLDMSLDHTTGVLSGRIVDGPQAGHMLDEFDLPQLLAMVPAFDAESVALLESYLDRRFPAWRQNAQDDRAGRQRRPAAGGKMTNEEAYQILGLQPGATRDEISRAHRTLMKKLHPDQGGSTYLAARVNEAKDTLLRTHL from the coding sequence ATGCCAACCCTGATCGCCGGCATCGTTGCCGTAGTTGTCCTCTATTCCGCGCTGCAGATGTTTCGTGCGGCCAATCCGGCCGTGCTCGCGCGCGCGATCAAGATCGTCGGCGGGGTGCTCGCGCTCGCCGTCGCCGCCTTCACCGGCGTCAGGGGCGAACTCGCGGTCGCGATTCCGCTCGGCATCTTCGGCGCGGGATTGCTCGGCTGGTCGCCGTTCGGGACCACGGGCTTTTCCAGCCTCGGCGGCGTGTTCGGTGGCGCACAGCGCACGGCAGGGCAAAGCTCGCGGGTGCGCTCGCAATATCTGGACATGAGCCTCGATCACACTACCGGCGTGCTCAGCGGCCGGATCGTGGACGGGCCGCAGGCCGGCCATATGCTCGACGAGTTCGATCTGCCGCAACTGCTGGCGATGGTTCCGGCGTTCGACGCCGAGAGCGTGGCGCTACTTGAAAGCTACCTGGACCGCCGGTTTCCCGCCTGGCGTCAGAACGCGCAGGACGACCGGGCAGGGCGGCAGCGCCGCCCGGCGGCGGGTGGCAAAATGACGAACGAGGAGGCCTATCAGATCCTTGGCCTGCAGCCGGGAGCGACGCGTGACGAGATCAGCCGGGCCCACCGCACCCTGATGAAGAAACTCCATCCCGACCAGGGGGGGTCTACGTACCTCGCGGCCCGTGTAAACGAGGCCAAGGATACTCTGCTTCGCACGCATCTCTAA